In Nitrospirota bacterium, the DNA window GCGTTCAAGTGGGGCGGGGTGACGCTCGCTTACCGTAACCTTTACTACGACCAGAAGAACGACAAGCTCATCCAGAACTTCCGCTTCACGGGCCCGGCGCTCGGTGTGACGTTTCGCTTCTGATCCCCTTGACAGGCGGAAAGATGCCCGTCAGCTGTCTTTCTCCACGAGCTGATGCACATGCTCAGCAGGGAGGCCGGACCAGACAGTGAAGAACGAAACCTAAGCTGGAAAACTGAGCAGAACCCCGTGATATCCGCCGAGCAGGTCTCGGCCGGCCATGTCTCTCGTGCGAATGAATAAACGACTGAAGGAGGAGCAACATATGCAACGATCGATCTTTGCAGTGCCGACGGCGCTGGCGGAAATAATTGCGGTCCTTGTGACGCTGATGGCAGCGCCGCCAGCATTTGCGCAGACAGCAAACCCCTGTGCCAAGGACATCAAGCAATACTGCGGCTATGTCACACCGGGAGGCGGTCGCCTGGTCCGCTGCTACGAGGAGCATAAGGACAGCATGTCAGCCGACTGCAGGGCCTGGGCCGAAGGAGCGAAAGCAAACGCGGCTGTTTTGAAACAGTCGTGCTCCAAGGAGATAGACGATAACTGCAATTTCGAAAAAGGCGACCCGCTCGAGACGCTGGACTGCCTCCAGGGGCACTATCTCGCTCTATCGCCTGACTGCATAGCAAAGCTGAATGCATTCAAAGGCAGGTATCCCAAGCCGGTGAACTAATCACGGGAGATGTGACATGTACAATCAACCGCTCCCTGACGCGTCCCTCATAGCTTGTCCGCACTGCGATCTGCTGCAACGCCTCCCGGCGCTTGCGCGGGGCGAGTCGGCCCGGTGCCCGCGCTGCAACGATGATCTGTGGCGGCGTCATGAAGACCCGCTCAACACGCCGCTCGCGCTGACTATCGCGGCCGTGCTGCTCTACGTGGTCGCGAATGCCGTTCCCATGCTTGGGATCTCGGCGGTCGGGCGGGAGGCCTTCACCACGGTCATCGGCGGCGCAGTGCATCTCTGGGAAACCGGCTGGCGGAGCGTTGCGGTGCTGGTGCTCTTCACCGCCGTGGTCGCGCCGGGGCTCCAGATCGGTCTGATGCTGGCGATCCTGCTCGGGGCGCGTTCCGAACGCCCGCCGAAATGGGTGGGGACACTTCTCCGCTATTATCCGGACATCAGCGCGTGGAGCATGATCGAGGTGATGATCCTTGGCGTGCTGGTCGCGTTGTTCAAGATCGCGGATTACGCGAAGGTGACACCGGGCCTGGCACTCTACGTGCTGGGAGCGTTGGTCTTCCTCATCGCTGCGATCGAAGCCAGCTTCGACCCGCGGGAGGTGTGGGAGCGGGTCGAGTGGGCGGAGACCGCCGAACGGCGTGAAGCCGGCGGGAAGCAAATGACGGAGGTGACGTCGTGAGTACGGTTGCGGGCGCGGCCGCTTTGACGGCGATGCAGCAGGGGCTTCAGAGCTGCGAGTGCTGCGGACTGCTCTCGCGTCCGGCGCTGCGGAGGAACAAAGGGCGCTGCCCGCGCTGCGACCGTGAACTTTCCTTCCGGAAGCATGCCAGTCTCCAGCGGACGTGGGCCTTCCTGATCGGCGCAGCGATCTGCTACATCCCGGCCAATATCCTGCCGGTGGTGACGACGACCACGACCGCGGGAACCGAGTCCGACACCATCCTGCAGGGCGTCGTGCTGCTGTGGTCGCGCACCGGATGGCCTCTCTCGCTTATCGTGCTTATTGCCAGCATCATGATCCCGATCGGGAAGATAGCGGCTCTCGCCTACCTGCTCCTTTCCGTGCAGCGGGGCTCGATCAAGAACAACGGACAGCGCGTCCGGCTTTACCGGATGGTCGCGTTCATCGGACGCTGGTCAATGATCGATGTCTTCGTCGACACCTTCACCGCCTCGCTCGTGCAGCTGCAGCCGCTCATGTCGGTGGAGCCGGCGCCCGGCCTGGTCTTCTTCGCTGCGGTCGTGGTGCTGTCGATGCTCGCGGCAAAATCCTTCGATCCCCGTTTGATCTGGGATCCTGCAAGCTCCAGGGAGGTTTATCATGCCTGATGACGACACCCCAACCACACAGATACCCGAATCGAAAACGCTGGCCAGGAAGAAGACGCGCCTCTCCCTCGTCTGGATCGTTCCGATCGTGGCCGCTCTCATCGGTGTTTGGGTCGCCGTGACGGCGATCCTGAACCGGGGGCCGGAGATCACCATCGTCCTCCGGTCGGCCGAGGGACTCGGAGCGGGCAAGACCAAGATCCATTACAACGGCGTCGACGTCGGCACGATCAAGTCGATCCGTCTCACCGATGATCACCGGCACGCGATTGCCACCGCCGAAATGGCTCCGGGGACCGACGAATTTCTTGTCGAAGACACGAAGTTCTGGGTGGTCAGTCCGCGGGTATCCGGCGCCAGCGTGACGGGGCTGGGCACGCTCATCTCCGGCGCCTACATCGGCATGGAGATCGGCAAGTCACAGAAGAAACAGCGCGGATTCACGGCGCTTGACACGCCACCGGTGGTGACGGGCGACGTGCCCGGCCGCTTTTTTGTGCTGAAGACCGCGGACCTGGGCTCCGTAGACTACAGCACGCCGATCTATTTCAGGCGGCTGCGGGTCGGGCAGGTCGTTTCGTACGAACTCGACAAGGACGGACGTGCGTTGACCATCAGGGTATTCGTGAACGCTCCCTACGACCAGTACGTCACGCAGGATACGCTCTTCTGGCAGGCGAGCGGGATCGATGTGTCGCTCTCCGCGAGCGGCGTGAGCGTGGAGACCGAATCGCTCATGTCCCTGCTGATCGGCGGACTCGCGTTCGAAACACCCGCGACCGGTCCGGCGCTTCCGCCGGCTGAGGCAAACACGGAGTTCAGCCTGTACAACAGCCGCGCCGAGGCCTACAGGCCGCCGCCCAGGAATCCGCAGACCTACGTGCTCGCCTTCAGGCAATCGGTCCGCGGGCTTGCGCCGGGCGCACCGGTGGAGTTCCGGGGGATCCCTATCGGACAGGTGGAGGATGTGCACGCCGTGGCCGATACGAAGAATCTCGACTTCAGAATCCTGGTGACCATCAGCGTGGACCCGCAGCGGCTCGGGGTCAAGATCCATGGCCCTGGCGCGGGGGCTGGCGAGCGCAGCGCCGCCCACCGGCAGATGATCGAGGCGTTGGTGGCGGACGGTCTTCGCGCTCAGCTTCGGACGGGAAACCTGCTTACCGGGTCGCTCTATGTGTCGTTGGATTTTTTCCCTGATGCGCCGCCGTTCAAGGTGGACTGGTCTCAGTCTCCGGTGCGTCTGGGAACCATTCCCAGCAAGCTCGAAGGGATCGACGAGAATGTCGCCAGCATCATCAAGAAACTCGACGCGGTGCAGTACCAGGAGATCGGCGGTGACCTGAGGAAGACACTCGCCGGGGTTGATCGAACGCTCGCCAGCACGAACCGCGCGCTTGATGCCGCCGACAAGCTCATCGGACCGGACTCCGGACTCGACCAGGAACTGGCGAATACGCTTCATGAAGTGAAGGGCGCGGCCCGGTCCATCCGGTCGCTCGCAGACTATCTCGAGCGGCATCCGGAGTCCCTCATCAAGGGGAAGGGCTCCGCGAAAGGAGAATGATATGAGACGAGTTCTTTTCTGCCGCTCCGGTATCGTCGCCCTGGGCCTGACCATGGCGGTCCTGAGCGGATGCTTCGGCACCTCGCCGCCGGCACGGTTCTACAATTTGAGTTCACTGAGAAGCCCGGAACCGGTGCCGAGTTCCACGCCTGGCGGCAACATCGCGATCCTTGCCGTAGGTCCGATGATGGTCCCGGATTACCTGAACCGGCCGGAGATCATGACCCGCGCCGGCCGGAACGAGATGCGGGTGAATGAATACCGGCGGTGGGCCGGAAGCCTGGAGAGCAACCTGTCGCGCAGCATCATCGAGAACCTTTCCGTTCTGCTTCCATCCGAGCGCTACTCCGTTGTCCGCTGGCTGCCCTCGGCGCAGAGCAATGTTCCCATCAGGTACCGGTTCATGGTGGATGTGATTCGTTTTGATGCCGACCCCGGAGGCACAGTGCTCCTCGAGGCGGACTGGTCGGTCTACGGAATGGACAAGGAAGTACTGCTGATGCGGAAGTCCACCGTCAGCGGGAAGGTCAACGGGACCGAGTTCGAGGACGTGATAGCTGCCATGAGCAAAACGCTCGAGGAGTTGTGCCGCGATATCGCGTCCGCGGTTTCTGCTCTTGACAAGGGGCCTGCGAAGAATTGAACGACGGCGCACGTGGATATGTATGTCCCAGGACAATCCTGCATGATGCCCGATGCAGGATACGTGGCTCCATTCTGTAAATAAAACCGGGAGAATGAGAAGGATATGATCCACTTTGCGTTGAAAAACATCTGCAAGCCGATGAACGACATTGTCAGATCTCTCGCCATTCGCCGTATCGTGAGCGCCTCCCTGGTCTCTGCGGTCCTGCTCCTTTGGCCTCTCTTTGTCTCGGGACAGCAATTTCCCCAGTTGGCCACCCAGAAGGCTAAAGAACCAACGGCCTCGTCCCTGATAGGACTTCTCGGAACGGATGCGGACATCGACAAGGAAATCGACCGGATCAAGGCACAGGTCGACAAGCTCCTTGCGGAAAGCCTTGGCGCTGGCGTTGCCTCCGGGAACGCCCCGGTCCTGGGAGCAAGCCCTGATGAAGTGGGTAAGCAGGAGAGAGTAAAGAGTGAGCTCGTGATAGACCTGGATAAGCAGATAGACACGCTGAAAGAGCTGAAAGAAATAAGGAAGGATAATGCATCCTATGAACGGGAGCGGAAAACCTGGAAGGGCTTCGCAGAAAAACCTCCCTTCCCGATCGCATTTCTTGATGATATCCGGGATTCGCTGCTCTCCCAGCGGCTTGCACTCCAGTCGTTTGAACTGCGGCTTTCCCTGGCGAGGGCCTTATTCAAGAGGTTTGACGACGCCCTGAAGAAATCACGCAAGGCGCTCCGCCTTGCACAGGAAGCGAGCTCGCGGAGCGTCGGAACACCCCGGGAGCAGGGAAGCCGTTGGCTCCTTGATCTCGCGCAGCTGCAGAACGACCGGAACGAGACCGGCCTGGTGCTTGCTGAACTGCAGAGCCTGGCATATGAGACCGCGGTCAAGGGAAAGCGCTTGCAGATTGCATTTCTCGAAGAAAAGCTCAGGATAGCCGAGGCCACTTCGCTTCTCTCCAAGGAGGACGTTGAGAAAAAACTCAGCGAGCTTGACGGTCAACGCAGGGATATGGAGGAGGGGTTGCTCAGGGCGCAAAAGAGCGAGTCTGAACGGAGAAAAAAACTGGATGCTATCCGTGATGTCCTGAGCAGTCTGCCTGCGTCGGGGCAGGAAATGGCGCTTTCCCAG includes these proteins:
- a CDS encoding cysteine rich repeat-containing protein, which codes for MQRSIFAVPTALAEIIAVLVTLMAAPPAFAQTANPCAKDIKQYCGYVTPGGGRLVRCYEEHKDSMSADCRAWAEGAKANAAVLKQSCSKEIDDNCNFEKGDPLETLDCLQGHYLALSPDCIAKLNAFKGRYPKPVN
- a CDS encoding paraquat-inducible protein A; translated protein: MYNQPLPDASLIACPHCDLLQRLPALARGESARCPRCNDDLWRRHEDPLNTPLALTIAAVLLYVVANAVPMLGISAVGREAFTTVIGGAVHLWETGWRSVAVLVLFTAVVAPGLQIGLMLAILLGARSERPPKWVGTLLRYYPDISAWSMIEVMILGVLVALFKIADYAKVTPGLALYVLGALVFLIAAIEASFDPREVWERVEWAETAERREAGGKQMTEVTS
- a CDS encoding paraquat-inducible protein A, with product MSTVAGAAALTAMQQGLQSCECCGLLSRPALRRNKGRCPRCDRELSFRKHASLQRTWAFLIGAAICYIPANILPVVTTTTTAGTESDTILQGVVLLWSRTGWPLSLIVLIASIMIPIGKIAALAYLLLSVQRGSIKNNGQRVRLYRMVAFIGRWSMIDVFVDTFTASLVQLQPLMSVEPAPGLVFFAAVVVLSMLAAKSFDPRLIWDPASSREVYHA
- a CDS encoding MlaD family protein gives rise to the protein MPDDDTPTTQIPESKTLARKKTRLSLVWIVPIVAALIGVWVAVTAILNRGPEITIVLRSAEGLGAGKTKIHYNGVDVGTIKSIRLTDDHRHAIATAEMAPGTDEFLVEDTKFWVVSPRVSGASVTGLGTLISGAYIGMEIGKSQKKQRGFTALDTPPVVTGDVPGRFFVLKTADLGSVDYSTPIYFRRLRVGQVVSYELDKDGRALTIRVFVNAPYDQYVTQDTLFWQASGIDVSLSASGVSVETESLMSLLIGGLAFETPATGPALPPAEANTEFSLYNSRAEAYRPPPRNPQTYVLAFRQSVRGLAPGAPVEFRGIPIGQVEDVHAVADTKNLDFRILVTISVDPQRLGVKIHGPGAGAGERSAAHRQMIEALVADGLRAQLRTGNLLTGSLYVSLDFFPDAPPFKVDWSQSPVRLGTIPSKLEGIDENVASIIKKLDAVQYQEIGGDLRKTLAGVDRTLASTNRALDAADKLIGPDSGLDQELANTLHEVKGAARSIRSLADYLERHPESLIKGKGSAKGE
- a CDS encoding PqiC family protein, which produces MRRVLFCRSGIVALGLTMAVLSGCFGTSPPARFYNLSSLRSPEPVPSSTPGGNIAILAVGPMMVPDYLNRPEIMTRAGRNEMRVNEYRRWAGSLESNLSRSIIENLSVLLPSERYSVVRWLPSAQSNVPIRYRFMVDVIRFDADPGGTVLLEADWSVYGMDKEVLLMRKSTVSGKVNGTEFEDVIAAMSKTLEELCRDIASAVSALDKGPAKN